A window of Primulina huaijiensis isolate GDHJ02 unplaced genomic scaffold, ASM1229523v2 scaffold27947, whole genome shotgun sequence genomic DNA:
AGATGATCTTGTTCTCTTGGATTTCTGGGTTAGCCCATTCTCTTTGAGGGTTAAAATTGCTCTGGAGGAGAAAGGATTGAGCTACGTAGCCCGAGAGGAGGATATATTTGGAGGGAAGAGTGATTTGTTGCTGAAATCAAACCCCATTTATGAGAAAGTTCCTGTTCTTCTGCACAATGGTAAACCCATTGTTGAATCATCCAACATCGTGTACTACATCGATGAGACATGGGCTTCCCCGCGGCTGCTCCCGGCTTCTGCCTATGGACGATCCCGGGCTCGATTCTGGGCTGATTTCATCGACAAAAAGGTCCTTTTACTATCATTACTCGATACATACACGTGATCAGTGTATTAGCTACGATCCCAACATCCAAAGAGGAACATGAGTTTTTTAGCTTTCAATCAAAACTATCATGTCATATGtgcattattttattattcaatTTTAGACACACatttatagaaaataaatattatataagacGACAATATATaggtatatgtatgtatgtatacttcagtttttaaatattgaaattaaatatagaattaacatctatttatttatttatatccaTAGGTGTTTGATGCTGGAAGCTCAATATGGAAGAGTAAGGGCGAAGAATTGGAGGGTGCTAAGAAAGAGTTCATTGACGTTTTGAAGAAGCTAGAGGGGGCGATGGGGGGAAAGGACTACTTCGGTGGAGAAGAATTCGGGTTTGTAGACATCGTGCTCATCGGGCTCGTTGCATGGTTCGATGCCTACGAGAAATGTGGTGGATTCAAGATTGAAGAAGAGTGTCCCAAGATTGGATCTTGGATCAAGAAATGTAAGAAAAGGGAAAGTGTTGCTAAAATTCTTCCAAACCCTCAACAAGTTTGTGAGTTCGTGGGGATGCTTAGAAAAGGGAATGGAATTGAATGAAATAATTTCGAGACTTATTTCAATGGCTCAAATAGGGTCTGGCTAGCCATGGTTGATTGTTgtctttagtttttttttttttttttggcttttgCTTGTTTTGCGAATAAAGATGATATGCATTTGAGAATAATCAGCCATTTTCATCTCGTGTTTGTATTGTAATTTGAAGAAGAACAAGGATACTCAGTTGTTGGTTTACTATTATTTACTCGTCACATTCGTGTTAGGAtcaatcaataaattaaataatgttccAACATGTAACCGAGTTCTTGGCTCTGATCTCTTTAGGCTTTTTTTTCCCCTAAAatgcatatataaattattaatataattgataaacGAAATTCATTATGAAATACCAAACATATACATTTATTTGGTTTTAATTTTGAAGCAGCATCACTTTCTTCCAAGCCGGACGACCCGAAATGTCGATCCACCAATTGTACACATTTTTCCTATCTTTGATCAAATGCTCGAAACCTTCATTCATCAAAAACCTCGTACTAGGCAAGTGAGTTAGATCGGCCAACGTGAACCTGTCCCCGGCGAGGTACTTGGTTTTCGACAGCCTCTCCTCGTACACGTCCAGCACTTCCCCCAGCTTGCCCTCGCGGTCACGGACCAATTCCGTGTCTGCCACCCGACCCATTCGAGGGGACACGATGAGCTCGAGGACCATGGCGTAAATTAATGGGTTGTAGTTGTGGCTTTCCACCTCC
This region includes:
- the LOC140967750 gene encoding probable glutathione S-transferase parC, with protein sequence MSKDDLVLLDFWVSPFSLRVKIALEEKGLSYVAREEDIFGGKSDLLLKSNPIYEKVPVLLHNGKPIVESSNIVYYIDETWASPRLLPASAYGRSRARFWADFIDKKVFDAGSSIWKSKGEELEGAKKEFIDVLKKLEGAMGGKDYFGGEEFGFVDIVLIGLVAWFDAYEKCGGFKIEEECPKIGSWIKKCKKRESVAKILPNPQQVCEFVGMLRKGNGIE
- the LOC140967751 gene encoding glutathione S-transferase F12; the protein is MVVKVYGPANAACPQRVLACLFELGLQFELVPIDLESGEQKKPEFRLRQPFGQVPAIEDGDLKLFESRAIIRYYAAKHEGIGLVGSTLEERALVEQWMEVESHNYNPLIYAMVLELIVSPRMGRVADTELVRDREGKLGEVLDVYEERLSKTKYLAGDRFTLADLTHLPSTRFLMNEGFEHLIKDRKNVYNWWIDISGRPAWKKVMLLQN